The Arabidopsis thaliana chromosome 5, partial sequence genomic interval tttcttgcAAGTAACGGATTGGTCATTAGTAATACATGTTGGCTTCAGGTTGTGACAGGTTTGCTGGTTGCAGAAGTAAATGTCAACACCATGAGTGAACTAGGCTCTGGAGGCGTATCTCTTGTATATCCCCTCAAACCAATACTTCTATGAAAACTTAGCTTAGTTATTATGTCTTTAAACTCAGCTTTGACATGATATTTTGGCAGGTCTCAATGGCGAAGCGGACTCTTGGGTCTGTTGGAGTTCAAGTTGTTTCGTAATCATCCTCTCATTCTCACTTCAGAACTTGCTTTCCATCActgtttctttcatttaaaCTTGAAACAAGCCTTTCTGTTGTGTAGTTGGTCTTATCTTCTCATACATTACACCCTTCTTGTGGCTTACATTGCTCGGTCATCAGGCATCCTTACCAACTTCCTCGGCATTCCGATGTATGAAACTCCAATTGATCCTCATTTACACTGACACTTTTGAGTGTTGTGCTTCTGTACTTATTCCCTAGAATGTTCTGTAGATGGGAGAGTGCAACTCTATTCTCACTGATCTTCGGAGGCCTTTGCTTCTTTGGAAGGTTAGCTCTCCATATTAAACTAATCACTGATGCCACAATTTAAATCAGAAACTGTATAAACACAAGGAGAACCAGAGTGGAATAGTGGTAGACCCGACAAGTTAATCATACCTTCCTCCATGTGGTTGCAGCCAGCGATTCATCGGTGCAGCCAATGGAGTTCTGGTGTTTGGAGTAATTGCATCGTTTGCAGCACTCGTGGTAACAAGTTTTTGGCTAAATACTTTCCTGTGAATTCAttaaatggaaaacaaaaccatagaTGACCTCATGACCATATTGTTAGGCAGTTGCAAGTGGAGACTTACACTGGGAAGCTCTTCTCAAGGCTAACTTTGAGGCCGTTCCCATGAGTGTACCCATCATTGCTCTGTCATTTGTTTATCAGGTAGTCAGAGGGAATCTCATTATTTCAAACTTGGATTCTTGGCTCCAAGATGAAGAATCTTTCTCAATTGGTTGCTTTTCTTACAGAATGTGGTGCCGGTTCTCTGCACAGATCTTGAAGGAGACTTGCCGAGAGTAAGGTGACATCATACCCTGCAACGTTAATGGTGAAACTCACTCAGTCTGTATGGACTAACTCAACCTTCTTAATATCTTTATCTTCAGAACCGCCATCGTTCTTGGCACAGCCATACCACTTGGCTTGTTTCTTGTGTGGGACGCTGTGATTCTTGGATCGTTTCCAGTAGATACTGGGGTGGCTGTTGAGAAGATGGTCGATCCTCTGCAACAATTGAGATCAAGTAGTGTCACTGTCGGTGTAAGTTTAGTTGTTCTTGCTTATTTGATAAACTCTCACCAATCACCAGCTAATCAGTCTTCTTTTGATCACACAGCCGTTTGTGGAAgcattctctctttttgcaATCGCAACATCTTATATAGGGTTTGTCTTAGGCCTCTCTGATTTCTTCTCTGACTGTAAGTATCATCAAACAATcaaacttttatgtttttctactAAATCTACAGCCATGGAGACATAACTGTATAATCTATTCTTTCATCGAAAACTTTCAGTATTGAAGCTCCCGAGTGGCCAGAACAAGCCTCTTCTTTACTTGCTTACTCTCGTTCCACCGCTTGTTCTGTCCCTACTGGATCCAGAGATTTTCTTCAAGGCCTTAGATTTTGCCGGGACATATGGAGGTAAGTCTCTTCTTGAGAAACCTGAATCAACAAGTTCAAACATGAAAACCTAACAACTGTATGTTCTCTTTCGTAGTTCTGGTATTGTTCGGAATCCTCCCAGCAGCAATGTCTTGGTCAGATAGGTACATAGTCTCATCATCAACAGTGACAAGATTACCTCAACTTGTTCCCGGAGGAAAACTCACCCTTTCTCTGGTTATGGGAGCTGCAGGATACGTAATTATTTCTGAAGTAATAGAGAATTTGTCAAAGTATCTAAATGTTTCTTAACAATGATGCAACGGAATAGTAACCATTGAAAATTTAGTGTTATTGTAACATGAAAGCGGTCTTGCAACTAGGAAAGAAACATTTCGGTAAACAACacaaacgaaaacaaaacttgaaattCAGATATGTTTCGGTAAGGAGAAATTTGAAGTCTCTAAATCTTGTTGAAAGCGACAATGTCACAACTCTGGATGTACTCGTTGTTAGGCTCTGAGGTGAGGAAGTCTTCAATGAGGTTGTCCGGGGACACGAGGTCATCAACAATCGTGAACATAATTGTGAGTTTCTTGATCCCATAACCAACTGGTACAAGTTTTGCTGCAAGAcagggagaaaaaaaatatcaattataaaaCTGTCTCACCCAAAGAGTAACAAGCTTACTCTGATATAAAGATTGAAAGTTTAAACGTACAGGCTCCCCAGAAAAGACCAGGCATCTCAACACCACGAACAGCCTCTTCCAGTTTCTTCATGTCGGTTTCATCATCCCATGGCTTAACATCCATGAGCACAGAAGACTTTCCACCTAACAAAGagttcaaaattcaaaagagagTTAGAACccttattaaaatttaagatgCAGTTACTAATTCACATGCTTGTATATGTACTATCGAATTCAATTAAGAGGCTTACTCTCTTTAGGCTTCTTGGTGTCCTTCTTAGCAGCCTCCCTCTCCTCTGcagctttcttttcttcttcggtCTCGTCACCAAAGAGATccatgtcatcatcatcatcagctgCAGCTGCAGGTGCCTGTTGACAATTATGCAAGATAGcgtaaacacacacacacacacacaacatTCCAAACCAAACTCCAATCAATTCCCCTACCAAACATAGCTCGTGATCCCTAATACAAGATTGGAAATATCACCTTTCAAATCATAGTTCCAAACTACATTCATTACCCTTTTTCTAAGGTCTACGACTATGGTAATAAAGAATAAAGCATTCAAGTAAAGGTACCTCAGCTTCAACAGCTggagcagcagcagcagagcCACCGAATTGTACTCCAACGGCCTTTCCAGGGAAACtgcaacaaatcaaaactcgTCAATTCCTGGAAGATCAATATACAAATCCAAATCTGAATCGATTATTACAAAATTCCGAAAAAAGGACGAACCTTTTAGCAAGTTGGGAAGCCACGGACTCGTACCACTTGCTAGCATTGGGGAAGGCATCGCTGGGTTTCACTGGAACGGCAGCGTAAACCTTGACATCATCCACAGACAATTGATCTCTGCAAATTCAAACTCTCTTATACGTCAAAACGGGAATAGAAACAATCGAATCGTGTCGCAAAAACAATAGGAAAAGTGAGAAACTTTACCCGGAGATGTAGGTTTTTCCGGCGAGGTGCTCCTCCACGGATTTGACACCCTCCTCTGTGTGTAGATCTGAAAAGGTAACGGCCATTGTTGCTGAGTTTTAGGGTGTGAGGGAGGTAGAGAGATCAGAGAGACTAAGCTGCTGTTGAAACCTAAAAGAGTATATCCTGAGCTGTGAGACtctgagaaaccctaaacccaaataAACTGACAAATATTTGGGCTTATTTATGGGCCTTCAAAGTGGCTCGTTCCCAAAGAGAGTCcggaaaaagtaaaattaacaTTTAGGTTGTTctttatttggaaaaaaataacataggTCTCAACTCTCAAATAGGTAAAGGTATCTacaaaattggaaataaacaaattaatgataaaatttattcttCCCAGTTTTGGGTATAGAGTGAAACCTTGATATGAATGAATTGTAATTTGTactattttgtatatatgtaaatctgtaatgaaaagtaaaatatttttgatgaatttaAATTTACTTGACTCCGATTGATCATACTAAACCAGAGCTCATTTTGGACTTAGTTTGtgttattttagtaactaactTAGACAATTATGTAATGTCATGTGTATATTTTAACAGAATTTGAGTGTCAATTCTCTTCCCAGATATGGCAATGAGTCACTACCATGCTGCATATTTATAGTTGGCTCCTTCATCTTGGAATCAACTTCTCTTGGTTGCTGCATGATACAACAGATAAAGCTTGAGTCTGCTCCAAGGATGGCGATTTATGAAACTTGGAAGGAACATAATCACCATTATCACCTTGACATTATACACTACAACCTGATGTTACCGTTGTCCCAAAAGACCAAGAAGATCTCTCTAAACAAAGCTTAGGCTCTGCTTCGATTGGGGTCCCTTACTTACTTAGTGATGTTGGTTTGATCAGTAGTTATCAACTTACCACTTATTAGTTTGGTGAAACGATGGTTGAGaatttgtatatttctttGAATGCTACATTTATAGGgtgtttattttctcttctattttttggttgatatGGTTCATGTTTAATTcttttataaactttattttgttattgcaAACAAATCCTTTgccaataaaagaaaaatgtcaaagtGTACATATTACTGGTCACTGTCACGTttgagttttatgttttggtccATATATCGTttgagttttatgttttggtccATATATCACCTTTACTTTCGACTTGTGAGATTAAACACTTGATGACATGACCACATTACGTACCTACAAATTGTACATAACATTTGGGAAAAAGATGTATTCAATATTTGGCatctttataagaaaaatctattaattacaaatttacatttttaaataataagCTTAACGGCTAAATGACATAGACACAAGATAACATTAAAGTAGTTAAATTCAAATATCCACGCATTGAAATTATCTACTACTATTTTTGTTGTCGTCCTTTAGTACTCATAAAAGGATAGGttcaattttgaataattgaatTCGGATTTGTTCGATGCGAGTTATTTTAAATATCCTACCGTGCACATTAAAATCATGGGAAGAACTAAGAAGATAGGTACGTAGTTTACactcaaaacaatataaaagttgattttttcatCGAAATGCCAAATTCGTCTTTAGTCTTTACcgaaattttaatatatttcatttgtgAAAATAACGGTAAAACCAAGGACTGTGTCTGTATATATTCTTGCTGTCGcctttgtcttttcttttcaactctTATTAAGTGGTACTATTATATtacagtttttaaa includes:
- a CDS encoding Tryptophan/tyrosine permease (Tryptophan/tyrosine permease; CONTAINS InterPro DOMAIN/s: Tryptophan/tyrosine permease (InterPro:IPR018227); BEST Arabidopsis thaliana protein match is: Tryptophan/tyrosine permease (TAIR:AT2G33260.1); Has 3446 Blast hits to 3440 proteins in 699 species: Archae - 29; Bacteria - 3077; Metazoa - 10; Fungi - 2; Plants - 199; Viruses - 0; Other Eukaryotes - 129 (source: NCBI BLink).), with the protein product MSVSLSYTCLLRLPTFSVPTKPISFNGPLPFYLPRSHISSSCFGFKSNPFIRTQTPRFFKCLPQRVSDERRETQVTTEEEEEDEEEKIVVFERLFSNLNQSTLKRESGSLSSAIFLVAGTTVGAGILAIPAVTQESGFLASAVACILCWAFMVVTGLLVAEVNVNTMSELGSGGVSLVSMAKRTLGSVGVQVVSWSYLLIHYTLLVAYIARSSGILTNFLGIPIWESATLFSLIFGGLCFFGSQRFIGAANGVLVFGVIASFAALVAVASGDLHWEALLKANFEAVPMSVPIIALSFVYQNVVPVLCTDLEGDLPRVRTAIVLGTAIPLGLFLVWDAVILGSFPVDTGVAVEKMVDPLQQLRSSSVTVGPFVEAFSLFAIATSYIGFVLGLSDFFSDLLKLPSGQNKPLLYLLTLVPPLVLSLLDPEIFFKALDFAGTYGVLVLFGILPAAMSWSDRYIVSSSTVTRLPQLVPGGKLTLSLVMGAAGYVIISEVIENLSKYLNVS
- a CDS encoding Translation elongation factor EF1B/ribosomal protein S6 family protein (Translation elongation factor EF1B/ribosomal protein S6 family protein; FUNCTIONS IN: translation elongation factor activity; INVOLVED IN: translational elongation, defense response to bacterium; LOCATED IN: apoplast, eukaryotic translation elongation factor 1 complex; EXPRESSED IN: 26 plant structures; EXPRESSED DURING: 15 growth stages; CONTAINS InterPro DOMAIN/s: Translation elongation factor EF1B/ribosomal protein S6 (InterPro:IPR014717), Translation elongation factor EF1B, beta/delta subunit, guanine nucleotide exchange (InterPro:IPR014038), Translation elongation factor EF1B, beta/delta chains, conserved site (InterPro:IPR001326); BEST Arabidopsis thaliana protein match is: Glutathione S-transferase, C-terminal-like;Translation elongation factor EF1B/ribosomal protein S6 (TAIR:AT5G12110.1); Has 955 Blast hits to 953 proteins in 266 species: Archae - 0; Bacteria - 2; Metazoa - 477; Fungi - 150; Plants - 165; Viruses - 0; Other Eukaryotes - 161 (source: NCBI BLink).), translated to MAVTFSDLHTEEGVKSVEEHLAGKTYISGDQLSVDDVKVYAAVPVKPSDAFPNASKWYESVASQLAKSFPGKAVGVQFGGSAAAAPAVEAEAPAAAADDDDDMDLFGDETEEEKKAAEEREAAKKDTKKPKESGKSSVLMDVKPWDDETDMKKLEEAVRGVEMPGLFWGASKLVPVGYGIKKLTIMFTIVDDLVSPDNLIEDFLTSEPNNEYIQSCDIVAFNKI